One region of Glycine max cultivar Williams 82 chromosome 9, Glycine_max_v4.0, whole genome shotgun sequence genomic DNA includes:
- the LOC100796657 gene encoding luc7-like protein 3 yields the protein MDAQRALLDELMGAARNLTEEERKGYKEVSWDDKEVCGFYMVRFCPHDLFVNTRSDLGPCPRIHDPKLKESFEKSPRHDAYVPKFEAELSQFCEKLVMDLDRRVRRGRERLAQEVEPAPPPPLTAEKSEQLSVLEEKIKNLLEQVESLGEAGKVDEAEALMRKVETLNAEKTALTQPQNDKLLMLGQEKKMALCEICGSFLVANDAAERTQSHVTGKQHVGYGMVRDFINEFKTAKEKANEEERLAREREVEERRKQREKESERRRSDSSDRDRHRDKDHNRERDRYRDRDSDRERSREHDVRGYRDGGRGMDYRVRNGGRDRYRDRSRSRSPVKHSHRRSS from the exons ATGGACGCTCAGAGGGCTTTACTCGACGAACTCATGGGTGCAG CGCGCAACTTGACGGAGGAAGAGAGAAAGGGGTACAAGGAAGTGAGTTGGGACGATAAGGAAGTGTGTGGATTCTACATGGTGCGCTTTTGCCCTCACGATCTCTTCGTCAACACGCGCAGTGATCTCG GACCTTGCCCGAGAATACATGACCCGAAGTTGAAAGAAAG TTTCGAGAAATCTCCAAGACACGATGCATATGTACCGAAATTTGAAGCTGAACTTTCTCAATTTTGTGAGAAATTG GTGATGGACTTGGACAGAAGAGTAAGACGTGGGCGAGAACGTCTTGCTCAAGAGGTAGAGccagcaccaccaccaccgctgACAGCCGAAAAATCTGAGCAGCTATCTGTGCTGGAGGAGAAAATAAAGAACCTTCTGGAACAAGTTGAATCTCTTGGCGAAGCAGGGAAGGTTGATGAAGCTGAAGCTCTTATGAGAAAG GTGGAGACACTTAATGCTGAGAAGACAGCCTTAACGCAACCTCAAAATGATAAGCTGTTGATGCTTGGTCAGGAGAAGAAGATGGCACTCTGTGAAATATGTGGTTCTTTTCTTGTGGCAAATGATGCTGCAGAAAGGACTCAGTCTCATGTCACAGGAAAGCAGCATGTTGGTTATGGAATGGTTCGCGACTTCATAAATGAGTTTAAG ACTGCTAAGGAGAAAGCTAATGAAGAGGAAAGATTAGCTCGGGAAAGAGAGGTGGAAGAACGGAGGAAACAGAGGGAGAAGGAGTCTGAGAGGAGACGAAGTGATTCAAGTGATAGGGATAGGCATCGTGATAAAGATCACAATAGGGAGAGGGATAGGTATAGAGATAGAGACTCAGATCGTGAAAGGTCTCGGGAGCATGATGTTAGAGGTTATCGAGATGGGGGAAGGGGGATGGATTATAGGGTGAGAAATGGAGGTAGAGACAGGTACCGTGATCGGAGCAGGTCACGCTCCCCTGTTAAGCATAGCCACAGAAGGTCTTCTTGA
- the LOC100797185 gene encoding peroxisomal membrane protein 11B, whose protein sequence is MNDSVDKLVIFLAKRDGIDKVVKTFQYVSKLVNWHVEGTQADISRRFKQWEVASGLSRKAFRTGRFLSGFNVLRRNPGSTLSLRLLAVLANAGEMVYFFFDHFLWLARIGTIDASLAKKMSFISAFGESVGYVFFIIADFIMLKEGIKAQRELSSSKEEEIKIGIQKIRSDRIMRLMAVAANVADLFIAIAEIEPNPFCNHTVTLGISGLVSAWAGWYRNWPS, encoded by the coding sequence ATGAATGACTCAGTGGACAAACTGGTAATCTTCCTAGCAAAGAGAGATGGCATAGACAAGGTGGTGAAGACGTTCCAGTACGTGTCAAAGCTCGTAAACTGGCACGTGGAAGGCACGCAGGCGGACATATCGAGGAGGTTCAAGCAATGGGAAGTGGCCTCAGGGCTCAGCAGAAAAGCCTTCAGAACTGGAAGGTTCCTCAGCGGCTTCAACGTTCTTCGCAGAAACCCAGGCTCCACCCTTTCTCTTAGGCTACTAGCGGTGCTCGCAAATGCAGGGGAAATGGTGTATTTCTTCTTCGATCACTTTCTTTGGTTGGCAAGGATTGGGACCATAGACGCAAGCTTGGCGAAGAAGATGAGCTTCATATCCGCGTTTGGTGAGTCTGTTGGGTATGTCTTCTTCATCATAGCTGATTTTATTATGCTCAAAGAAGGGATCAAGGCACAGAGAGAGCTGAGCAGCTCCAAGGAGGAAGAGATCAAAATAGGGATTCAGAAGATCAGAAGCGATAGAATCATGAGGCTAATGGCAGTGGCTGCTAATGTTGCGGATTTGTTCATAGCAATAGCGGAGATTGAGCCAAACCCTTTCTGCAACCACACTGTTACGCTTGGTATTAGTGGCTTGGTTTCTGCTTGGGCTGGTTGGTATAGAAATTGGCCTTCATAA
- the LOC100797735 gene encoding Cell number regulator 6-like has protein sequence MEERKQSRYVKLTKDQTPLEDITPGELNQPIQVPQLDVRKCPECRQPLPESYAPPADEPWMTGIFGCAEDRESCLTGLFCPCVLFGRNVERLKEDTPWTGPCICHAICIEGGISLAIATAAATSIFPAINLGTVCLIVEGLLFTWWMCGIHTGQVRQSLQKKYHLKNSPCNACCVHCCFHWCALCQEHREMNGRLSDNIFSEMTVVNPPPVQEMKTTDDKETPETSSPNNGEHTDLEIQAV, from the exons ATGGAAGAAAGGAAGCAATCGCGTTATGTGAAGTTGACTAAAGATCAGACACCTCTCGAAGATATTACCCCTGGCGAACTCAATCAGCCAATTCAGGTTCCTCAG TTGGATGTTCGTAAGTGCCCTGAATGTAGACAGCCGCTACCTGAAAGCTATGCTCCTCCTGCTGATGAACCTTGGATGACTGGGATCTTTGGATGTGCTGAAGACAGAGAAAGCT GCTTGACCGGACTGTTTTGTCCTTGTGTATTATTCGGGCGCAATGTAGAAAGATTGAAGGAAGACACTCCTTGGACTGGACCATGCATTTGTCATGCCATTTGTATTGAAGGTGGCATTTCTCTGGCAATAGCAACTGCAGCTGCAACTTCCATCTTTCCTGCTATTAACCTGGGGACTGTATGTCTCATTGTTGAGGGTTTATTGTTTACATGGTGGATGTGTGGCATTCACACTGGTCAAGTGCGCCAATCCTTACAGAAGAAATATCACTTGAAG AATTCACCGTGTAATGCATGTTGTGTGCACTGCTGCTTTCACTGGTGCGCCCTGTGTCAAGAACACAGGGAGATGAATGGTCGACTATCAGATAACATTTTTTCAGAAATGACCGTTGTAAACCCTCCTCCGGTTCAAGAGATGAAAACCACTGATGACAAGGAAACTCCTGAAACGTCTTCACCTAACAACGGTGAGCATACTGATTTGGAGATACAGGCTGTATAA
- the LOC100800908 gene encoding mannan endo-1,4-beta-mannosidase 5, with translation MISIMNLTSSMAIISVLISALVCEARLLRVTPGFVETKGTELVLNDSPFLFNGFNSYWMMNVAADPNQRYKVSNVFREASAIGLTVCRTWAFSDGGNQSLQISPGLYNEAMFQALDFVVAEARKYRVRLILSLVNNYNDFGGRPRYVQWANSSGVPVANDDDFYTNPVVKGYYKNHVKRVLTRINTITKTAYRDEPTIMAWELINEPRCQVDYSGKTINAWVQEMAPYVKSIDPMHLLEVGMEGFYGDSIPDRKLDNPGFQVGTDFVSNHLIKEIDFATIHAYPDNWLTGQNDTMQMAFMQRWMTSHWEDSRTILKKPLVFTEFGKSKKDQGYSISARDSFMNVVYSSIYSFAQNGGTFAGGLVWQLLDEGMDPYDDGYEIVLSQNPSTSSVISQQSSKMIALEHMH, from the exons atgaTCAGCATTATGAACCTTACTAGTTCCATGGCCATTATCAGTGTCCTTATTTCAGCCTTAGTTTGTGAAGCTAGGCTTCTCCGTGTTACACCTGGATTTGTTGAAACTAAGGGAACAGAACTTGTGCTAAATGACTCTCCCTTTCTGTTCAATGGTTTTAACTCTTACTGGATGATGAACGTAGCTGCTGATCCAAACCAAAGATATAAAGTTTCCAATGTATTTCGAGAAGCTTCAGCTATAGGTCTTACAGTGTGTCGTACATGGGCATTTAGTGATGGTGGCAATCAATCTCTACAAATATCGCCTGGTCTCTACAATGAGGCTATGTTTCAG GCATTGGATTTTGTGGTGGCAGAAGCGAGAAAGTACAGAGTGCGTTTGATTCTGAGCTTGGTGAACAATTACAATGATTTTGGAGGAAGACCTCGGTACGTGCAGTGGGCTAATAGCAGTGGTGTTCCCGTCGCCAACGATGATGACTTTTACACAAATCCTGTTGTAAAAGGTTACTACAAAAACCATGTCAAA AGGGTGCTGACAAGGATCAACACAATCACTAAAACAGCTTATAGAGATGAACCCACCATCATGGCTTGGGAACTAATTAACGAACCACGCTGCCAAGTTGATTACTCTGGCAAGACCATAAAT GCATGGGTTCAGGAGATGGCTCCCTATGTGAAATCTATTGACCCAATGCACTTATTGGAGGTTGGAATGGAAGGGTTCTATGGAGACTCCATCCCGGATAGGAAACTAGACAACCCTGGTTTCCAAGTTGGTACAGACTTTGTTAGCAACCATCTCATTAAAGAAATTGACTTTGCAACAATCCATGCTTACCCTGATAATTG GCTAACAGGACAAAACGATACCATGCAAATGGCATTCATGCAAAGGTGGATGACAAGTCACTGGGAAGACTCAAGAACAATCTTGAAGAAGCCATTGGTGTTTACAGAATTCGGGAAATCTAAGAAAGATCAAGGGTATAGCATCAGCGCAAGAGATTCGTTCATGAATGTTGTGTATTCAAGCATCTATAGTTTCGCACAAAATGGAGGAACATTTGCTGGGGGTTTGGTTTGGCAACTTTTGGACGAAGGAATGGACCCATATGATGATGGATATGAGATTGTTTTGTCTCAAAACCCTTCTACAAGTAGTGTTATCAGTCAACAATCTTCTAAAATGATTGCACTTGAGCATATGCATTGA
- the LOC100798614 gene encoding NO-associated protein 1, chloroplastic/mitochondrial — protein MALKTLSTFFSPLSLPNTKFLTSKPCLILFEFPRSQKSRLPVADAEGTGAAAPSPGEKFLERQQSFEDAKLILKENNKNKKKKKKDNAIKASRAVASCYGCGAPLHTSDADAPGYVDPETYELKKKHHQLRTVLCRRCRLLSHGKMITAVGGHGGYPGGKLFVSAEELREKLSHLRHEKALIVKLVDIVDFNGSFLSRVRDLAGSNPIVLVVTKVDLLPRDTDLNCVGDWVVEATMRKKLNVLSVHLTSSKSLVGITGVISEIQKEKKGRDVYILGSANVGKSAFINALLKTMAINDPVAASAQRYKPIQSAVPGTTLGPIQINAFLGGGKLYDTPGVHLFHRQTAVVHSEDLPILAPQSRLRGLAFPSSIVSSDNVEEGASTIVNGLNEFSIFWGGLVRIDVLKVLPETCLTFYGPKRIPIHMVPTEQAVEFYQTELGFLLTPPSGGENAENWKGLESERKLQIKFEVVDRPACDIAISGLGWFTVEPVSRSHKISQPKPVETAGELILAVHVPKAVEIFVRPPIPVSKAGAEWYQYVELTEKQEEMRPKWYF, from the exons ATGGCGCTTAAAACCCTATCCACTTTCTTCTCACCTCTTTCTCTTCCCAACACCAAATTCCTCACCTCCAAGCCTTGCCTCATTCTCTTCGAATTCCCGCGCTCTCAGAAATCGCGCTTGCCCGTCGCCGATGCTGAAGGCACCGGCGCTGCCGCTCCTTCGCCCGGCGAGAAGTTCCTCGAACGCCAACAGTCCTTCGAAGATGCTAAGCTCATTCTCAAAGAGAACaacaagaataagaagaaaaagaagaaagataatGCTATAAAAGCTTCTAGAGCCGTCGCTTCTTGCTACGGCTGCGGCGCTCCGTTACACACTTCCGATGCCGATGCCCCTGGCTACGTCGATCCCGAAACCTATGAATTG aagaagaaacacCACCAGCTTCGAACCGTTCTGTGTAGGCGGTGCCGGCTTTTGTCTCATGGCAAGATGATAACTGCCGTTGGAGGACACGGTGGATACCCTGGCGGTAAATTATTCGTTTCTGCTGAAGAGCTTCGAGAAAAATTGTCTCACCTGCGTCACGAGAAAGCTCTAATTGTTAAATTG GTTGACATTGTTGACTTCAATGGCAGTTTTTTGTCTCGTGTGCGAGATCTTGCTGGTTCTAATCCAATAGTATTGGTGGTGACTAAG GTTGATCTCCTTCCAAGAGATACTGATCTTAACTGTGTTGGGGATTGGGTTGTAGAGGCTACTATGAGAAAGAAGCTAAA TGTTCTCAGTGTCCATCTGACCAGTTCCAAATCATTGGTTGGAATAACTGGGGTGATATCAGAAATCcagaaagagaagaag GGAAGAGATGTTTACATTCTG GGTTCAGCTAATGTTGGGAAATCTGCTTTCATCAATGCTTTACTAA AAACAATGGCTATAAATGATCCAGTGGCTGCATCTGCACAAAGATACAAACCAATACAATCTGCAGTTCCCGGAACTACCTTAGGGCCAATTCAAATTAATGCTTTCCTAGGAGGAGGG AAATTGTATGACACTCCTGGAGTTCATCTCTTCCATAGGCAAACTGCAGTTGTTCATTCTGAAGATCTACCCATCCTTGCTCCTCAAAGCCGACTGAGGGGCCTGGCTTTCCCA AGTTCTATAGTATCTTCAGACAATGTAGAGGAAGGAGCTTCCACTATAGTGAATGGCTTGAatgaattttcaatattttgggGAGGTCTTGTTAGAATTGATGTCTTGAAG GTTCTCCCAGAAACTTGTTTGACATTTTATGGACCCAAGAGAATACCAATTCATATGGTACCCACTGAGCAAGCAGTTGAATTTTATCAG ACAGAACTTGGATTTCTGCTGACCCCACCAAGTGGGGGAGAAAATGCTGAGAACTGGAAAGGACTTGAATCAGAACGTAAATTGCAAATAAAATTCGAAGTTGTGGACAG ACCAGCTTGTGATATAGCTATATCAGGTCTAGGATGGTTTACTGTTGAGCCAGTTAGCAGGTCACACAAAATCTCGCAACCAAAACCTGTAGAGACTGCTGGGGAATTGATATTGGCTGTGCATGTCCCCAAGGCTGTTGAGATTTTTGTGAGGCCACCAATACCAGTAAGCAAGGCTGGAGCAGAGTGGTACCAGTATGTAGAATTAACAGAGAAACAAGAGGAAATGAGACCAAAATGGTACTTTTAA